In Agrobacterium tumefaciens, a single genomic region encodes these proteins:
- a CDS encoding chloride channel protein yields the protein MPADYKKLKMLRRSRVVWGSWRVWKPRAVFWVGAIAVGIISVGFAWAADRAQHLFFAATSSGEWAFLLPLIITPLGFTLCAWLAISVFPNAGGSGIPQAIAARHLRDDADRSRLLSLKLAFGKVVLTVAGLLSGASIGREGPTVQVGASIMLQAARWGGMAQAKGLILAGSAAGIAAAFNTPLAGIVFAIEEMSKTYESRANGLVLTAVILSGLASLALVGSYTYFGTSSVMAKTTMDWLLVLICGVGGGAFGALFSAGALRLSARIRRFAQAMPLKRMLAVAAACGLASAVIGIATGGATFGTGYEQARAAIEGEAAPAFFFIEKLAATFLAMMSGIPGGIFAPSLSVGAGFGSTMAGLLGTSIGLGAIVGMAGYFAGVVQAPMTAFVIILEMTGNHEGVIPIMVAAMLGYLTSRLFSREPLYHGLSRVFVAQSIRARRAAQASET from the coding sequence ATGCCCGCCGACTACAAGAAGCTGAAAATGCTCCGCCGTTCCCGTGTCGTCTGGGGTTCCTGGCGGGTGTGGAAGCCAAGGGCGGTTTTCTGGGTTGGCGCGATTGCGGTCGGCATTATCAGCGTCGGTTTTGCCTGGGCTGCGGATCGCGCCCAGCATCTTTTCTTCGCGGCCACATCATCCGGCGAATGGGCGTTTCTGTTGCCGCTCATCATCACGCCACTCGGCTTCACACTCTGCGCCTGGCTTGCGATCTCGGTTTTTCCCAATGCCGGTGGCAGCGGCATTCCACAGGCCATTGCCGCACGGCACCTGCGCGACGATGCGGACCGTTCGCGGCTTCTGTCGCTGAAACTCGCTTTCGGCAAGGTGGTGCTGACAGTGGCCGGCCTTCTCTCCGGCGCTTCCATCGGACGTGAAGGGCCGACCGTTCAGGTTGGGGCCTCCATCATGCTGCAGGCCGCCCGATGGGGCGGCATGGCACAGGCGAAGGGTCTCATCCTCGCCGGCTCGGCGGCCGGCATTGCGGCGGCCTTCAACACGCCGCTTGCAGGCATCGTCTTTGCCATTGAGGAAATGAGCAAGACCTATGAATCTCGCGCCAACGGCCTTGTACTGACCGCCGTCATTCTCTCCGGTCTTGCGTCGCTCGCACTGGTTGGCAGCTATACCTATTTCGGCACCAGTTCGGTCATGGCGAAAACGACGATGGACTGGCTGCTGGTGCTGATCTGCGGTGTTGGCGGCGGCGCATTTGGCGCCTTGTTCAGCGCTGGTGCCCTGCGTCTGTCCGCGCGTATCCGCCGTTTTGCACAGGCCATGCCGCTGAAACGGATGCTCGCGGTCGCCGCCGCCTGCGGCCTTGCCTCCGCCGTGATCGGCATTGCGACAGGCGGCGCGACCTTCGGCACGGGCTACGAACAGGCAAGGGCGGCGATCGAAGGGGAGGCCGCGCCTGCCTTCTTCTTCATCGAAAAGCTGGCGGCGACTTTCCTCGCCATGATGTCGGGCATTCCCGGCGGCATCTTCGCGCCGTCCCTGTCGGTAGGGGCGGGTTTCGGCAGCACCATGGCCGGTCTGCTCGGCACCAGCATCGGCCTTGGCGCCATCGTCGGCATGGCGGGATATTTCGCCGGCGTCGTGCAGGCGCCGATGACGGCCTTCGTCATCATTCTCGAAATGACCGGCAATCATGAAGGCGTCATTCCCATCATGGTTGCGGCAATGCTCGGATATCTCACCTCGCGGCTTTTCTCGCGGGAGCCGCTTTATCACGGCCTGTCGCGCGTCTTCGTCGCTCAGAGCATTCGCGCCCGGCGTGCCGCTCAGGCCAGCGAAACGTGA
- a CDS encoding type II toxin-antitoxin system RelE/ParE family toxin, with translation MTYQVFLADRARDNITRLYAHLLRQDKYAAKRAYRAIEKGIAALADFPLSCRKVDAENPFLREFLIPFGSSGYVILFEIESAEKVTILAIRHQREDDYH, from the coding sequence GTGACATATCAGGTTTTTCTTGCCGACAGAGCGCGCGACAATATAACACGCCTCTATGCCCATCTGCTTCGCCAGGACAAATATGCGGCGAAGCGAGCCTACAGGGCCATCGAAAAAGGAATTGCCGCACTTGCAGATTTTCCGCTGAGCTGCCGGAAAGTCGATGCAGAAAATCCCTTTCTGAGGGAGTTTCTTATTCCATTTGGCTCGTCAGGCTATGTCATTCTTTTTGAGATAGAAAGTGCCGAAAAAGTAACAATCCTCGCGATCCGCCACCAGCGCGAGGATGATTACCATTGA
- a CDS encoding ribbon-helix-helix domain-containing protein yields the protein MPMVTVSISPEQAARMREAVNCGAYASGSEVVREALRLWAASTAHGTRAASKPAADADRERLNVADLYAAHTGHARTA from the coding sequence ATGCCAATGGTAACAGTATCGATTTCCCCGGAACAGGCAGCAAGGATGCGCGAAGCCGTGAACTGCGGAGCTTATGCTTCCGGCAGTGAGGTCGTTCGTGAGGCACTGCGCCTGTGGGCGGCCTCCACCGCGCATGGCACCAGAGCGGCTTCAAAACCAGCAGCGGATGCGGACCGGGAGCGGCTCAACGTCGCGGACCTTTACGCCGCGCACACCGGACACGCGCGAACGGCCTGA
- the cysW gene encoding sulfate ABC transporter permease subunit CysW, whose product MSETASRTSPRPFRDPASESLPARLALIAVAFLFLAAFLVLPLVSVFFEAFRKGAESFWEAIVEPDALSAIRLTLLVAAISVPLNVVFGVAAAWAIAKFEFKGKAFLITLIDLPFSISPVISGLVYVILFSSHSVLGPWLKSYGIEILFAVPGIVLATIFVTFPFVARELIPLMQDQGNGDEEAAISLGASGWQTFWYVTLPNIKWGLLYGVLLCNARAMGEFGAVSVVSGHIRGETNTMPLHVEILYNEYNIGASFAVATLLAGLALVTLVLKTILEIRFGAGNAASKH is encoded by the coding sequence ATGTCTGAGACCGCTTCCCGCACCTCGCCCCGGCCGTTTCGCGATCCCGCCAGTGAAAGCCTTCCCGCCCGGCTGGCGCTGATCGCCGTCGCCTTCCTGTTTCTCGCGGCCTTTCTCGTACTGCCGCTCGTCTCGGTCTTCTTCGAAGCGTTCCGCAAGGGCGCAGAGTCCTTCTGGGAAGCCATCGTCGAGCCGGACGCGCTCTCTGCCATTCGCCTGACGCTGCTTGTCGCCGCTATCTCGGTGCCGCTCAACGTGGTTTTCGGGGTTGCCGCCGCCTGGGCGATCGCGAAGTTCGAGTTCAAGGGCAAGGCGTTCCTGATCACCCTGATCGACCTGCCGTTCTCGATCTCGCCGGTCATATCCGGTCTGGTTTATGTCATCCTGTTTTCCTCGCACAGCGTGCTTGGGCCATGGCTGAAGAGCTACGGCATCGAAATCCTCTTCGCCGTGCCGGGTATCGTGCTTGCCACCATCTTCGTCACCTTTCCCTTCGTCGCGCGCGAACTGATCCCGCTGATGCAGGATCAGGGCAATGGCGACGAGGAGGCGGCGATTTCGCTTGGCGCCTCCGGATGGCAGACCTTCTGGTATGTCACGCTGCCGAATATCAAATGGGGCCTGCTTTACGGCGTGCTGCTCTGCAACGCCCGCGCCATGGGCGAATTCGGCGCGGTCTCTGTTGTCTCGGGCCATATTCGCGGTGAGACCAACACCATGCCGTTGCATGTCGAGATACTCTATAATGAGTACAATATCGGCGCCTCCTTCGCCGTGGCAACGCTGCTCGCCGGTCTGGCGCTTGTGACGCTCGTTCTCAAAACCATTCTCGAAATACGCTTTGGCGCGGGCAACGCAGCCAGCAAGCATTGA
- the betA gene encoding choline dehydrogenase, translating into MQADYVIVGSGSAGSAIAYRLSEDGRYSVIVIEAGGSDFGPFIQMPAALAWPMSMKRYNWGYLSEPEPNLDNRRITAPRGKVIGGSSSINGLVYVRGHAEDFNRWEELGAHGWAYADVLPYFKRMEHSHGGEEGWRGTDGPLHVQRGPVSNPLFHAFIQAGAQAGFELTDDYNGSKQEGFGLMEQTIHNGRRWSAANAYLRPALKRGNVTLVSGFARRIVIENGRAVGVEIERRGVVETIKAGREVVVSASSFNSPKLLMLSGIGPAAHLKDMGIEVKADRPGVGANLQDHMEFYFQQVSTKPVSLYSWLPWFWQGVAGAQWLLSKGGLGASNQFEACAFLRSAPGLKQPDIQYHFLPVAISYDGKAAAKSHGFQVHVGFNLSKSRGNVTLRSADPTDDPVIRFNYMSHPEDWEKFRHCVRLTREIFGQRAFDDFRGPEIQPGENIETDEQIDAFLREHLESAYHPCGTCRMGDRDDPMAVVDPECRVIGVEGLRVADSSIFPHVTYGNLNGPSIMTGEKAADHILGKTPLPRSNQEPWVNPRAAVSDR; encoded by the coding sequence ATGCAAGCAGATTACGTCATCGTCGGCTCCGGTTCCGCAGGCTCCGCCATCGCCTATCGCCTGTCGGAAGACGGCCGTTATTCCGTCATCGTCATTGAGGCCGGTGGGTCGGATTTCGGACCTTTCATCCAGATGCCGGCCGCACTTGCCTGGCCGATGAGCATGAAGCGTTACAATTGGGGTTATCTCTCCGAGCCCGAGCCCAATCTCGACAATCGCCGCATCACCGCACCGCGCGGCAAGGTCATCGGCGGCTCGTCCTCCATCAACGGCCTCGTTTACGTGCGCGGCCATGCCGAGGATTTCAACCGCTGGGAGGAACTGGGCGCGCACGGCTGGGCCTATGCGGATGTGCTGCCTTACTTCAAGCGCATGGAACACAGCCATGGCGGCGAAGAGGGCTGGCGCGGCACGGATGGGCCGCTGCATGTGCAGCGCGGACCTGTCAGCAACCCGCTTTTCCACGCCTTCATTCAGGCAGGAGCACAGGCCGGTTTCGAACTGACAGACGATTATAACGGCTCCAAACAGGAAGGTTTCGGCCTGATGGAGCAGACTATCCATAATGGCCGCCGCTGGTCCGCCGCCAATGCCTATCTGCGGCCCGCACTGAAACGCGGCAACGTGACGCTGGTCAGCGGTTTTGCCCGCAGGATCGTCATCGAGAATGGCCGTGCCGTGGGTGTCGAAATCGAGCGCAGGGGCGTGGTGGAAACCATCAAGGCCGGTCGCGAGGTCGTCGTTTCGGCTTCCTCCTTCAACTCGCCGAAATTGCTGATGCTCTCGGGTATCGGCCCCGCCGCCCATCTGAAAGACATGGGCATCGAGGTGAAGGCGGATCGCCCCGGTGTCGGGGCAAATCTTCAGGACCATATGGAGTTTTATTTCCAGCAGGTCTCAACCAAGCCGGTCTCGCTCTATTCCTGGCTGCCCTGGTTCTGGCAGGGCGTGGCCGGTGCGCAATGGTTGCTGTCGAAAGGCGGGCTCGGTGCTTCCAACCAGTTCGAGGCCTGCGCCTTCCTGCGCTCCGCGCCGGGGCTGAAACAGCCTGATATCCAGTATCATTTCCTGCCCGTCGCCATTTCCTATGACGGCAAGGCGGCGGCGAAAAGCCATGGTTTTCAGGTGCATGTGGGATTTAACCTGTCGAAATCACGCGGTAACGTCACGCTTCGCTCCGCCGATCCAACGGACGATCCGGTCATTCGCTTCAACTATATGAGCCATCCGGAAGACTGGGAGAAATTCCGCCATTGCGTGCGCCTGACGCGCGAAATTTTCGGCCAGAGGGCCTTTGACGATTTTCGCGGGCCGGAAATCCAGCCGGGTGAAAACATCGAGACGGACGAACAGATCGACGCCTTTTTGCGGGAGCATCTGGAAAGCGCCTATCACCCCTGCGGCACCTGCCGGATGGGAGATCGCGACGATCCGATGGCGGTGGTCGACCCGGAATGCCGGGTGATCGGCGTGGAGGGACTGAGGGTCGCTGACAGCTCGATCTTCCCGCATGTGACCTACGGCAACCTGAACGGCCCGTCGATCATGACGGGTGAGAAGGCCGCGGACCACATTCTCGGCAAAACGCCGCTGCCGCGTTCCAATCAGGAACCATGGGTGAACCCGCGCGCGGCCGTCAGCGACCGCTGA
- a CDS encoding YlcI/YnfO family protein, translated as MKTATIPSLRVTADFREAAESVLKDGETLSAFMEEAVRKQVEIRKSQAEFIKQGLAAREESKRTGVYHKAEDVLAELKAMLDEKLAEDNDK; from the coding sequence ATGAAAACTGCAACAATTCCTTCGCTGCGGGTGACGGCGGATTTTCGCGAGGCAGCCGAAAGCGTGCTGAAGGACGGCGAGACACTTTCGGCATTTATGGAAGAAGCCGTGCGCAAGCAGGTGGAAATCCGTAAATCTCAGGCGGAGTTCATCAAGCAGGGGCTTGCAGCGCGCGAAGAATCCAAGCGAACGGGCGTCTATCACAAAGCCGAGGACGTTCTTGCGGAGCTGAAGGCTATGCTCGACGAAAAGCTTGCTGAAGACAACGACAAGTGA
- the betI gene encoding transcriptional regulator BetI produces MPKIGMEPLRRKALVDAALRTIGHHGSLNVTMSDIAREAGVSAALAHHYFGSKQQLLLETIRSLLRDLRRDAVAALIRASGPREKLSAIVHVSFQSDQFTPETVAAWLAFYVEAQRSEETRRLLVIYSRRLRSNLMASLNRLCPPDDAARIAEGAAALIDGLYIRHSLRSAPLGLASAPALVEDYFDMQLKSFPDGQRLKPSVRIL; encoded by the coding sequence ATGCCCAAGATCGGAATGGAGCCTCTGCGCCGCAAGGCGCTTGTGGATGCGGCGTTACGCACCATAGGTCACCATGGTTCGCTGAATGTGACAATGTCTGATATCGCCCGGGAAGCGGGCGTGTCGGCGGCGCTTGCGCATCATTATTTCGGCAGCAAGCAGCAATTGCTTCTGGAAACAATTCGCAGCCTGCTGCGTGATCTGAGGCGTGATGCCGTGGCGGCGCTGATCCGCGCCTCCGGTCCGCGTGAAAAGCTGAGCGCCATCGTGCATGTCTCCTTCCAGAGCGACCAGTTCACGCCCGAAACGGTGGCGGCATGGCTTGCCTTTTACGTCGAGGCGCAGCGTTCGGAAGAAACACGCCGCCTGCTGGTCATTTATTCCCGCCGTCTCCGTTCCAATCTCATGGCGAGCCTCAACCGGCTCTGCCCGCCCGACGATGCCGCACGCATCGCCGAAGGGGCGGCGGCGCTGATTGACGGGCTTTATATCAGGCACAGCCTGCGTTCCGCCCCGCTTGGCCTCGCTTCCGCGCCGGCGCTCGTCGAGGATTATTTCGACATGCAGCTCAAATCTTTTCCCGATGGACAGCGCCTGAAGCCGTCCGTCCGCATTCTCTAG
- a CDS encoding sulfate/molybdate ABC transporter ATP-binding protein: MEVKVSGITKQFDRFPALNDVSLDIRSGELIALLGPSGSGKTTLLRLIAGLEQPTQGQIFFGDEDASHRTVQERNVGFVFQHYALFRHMTVADNIAFGLKVRPSASRPPKAEIRKRVSELLDMVHLSGLEKRYPTQLSGGQRQRVALARAVAIEPKVLLLDEPFGALDAKVRKELRRWLREFHDRTGHTTVFVTHDQEEALELADRVVVMSQGKIEQVGTADDVYDTPNSPFVFSFIGESSSLPVTIRDGHVLFQGESIGIDENGTGEGELFFRPEDVALTDAKDALYGKVTTCRRLAGTRIAEIDIANNGHEPYHLEIEVPLNAAVAVGAELRFRPTRWKVFGKK; this comes from the coding sequence ATGGAAGTGAAAGTTTCCGGCATCACCAAGCAGTTCGATCGATTTCCGGCGCTGAACGACGTGTCGCTCGACATTCGTTCCGGCGAGCTGATCGCGCTGCTCGGTCCTTCCGGTTCCGGCAAGACGACGCTGCTGCGTCTGATCGCCGGCCTCGAACAGCCGACGCAGGGCCAGATTTTCTTCGGCGACGAGGATGCCTCGCACCGCACGGTGCAGGAGCGCAATGTCGGTTTCGTGTTCCAGCATTACGCCCTGTTCCGTCATATGACGGTGGCCGACAATATCGCCTTCGGCCTCAAGGTGCGCCCTTCTGCCAGCCGCCCGCCGAAGGCGGAAATCCGCAAACGCGTCTCCGAACTTCTCGACATGGTGCATCTCTCCGGGCTTGAAAAGCGCTATCCGACCCAGCTTTCCGGCGGCCAGCGCCAGCGCGTGGCGCTTGCCCGCGCCGTCGCCATCGAGCCCAAGGTGCTGCTTCTCGATGAACCTTTCGGCGCGCTGGATGCCAAGGTCCGCAAGGAGCTGCGCCGCTGGCTGCGTGAATTCCACGACCGCACCGGCCACACCACCGTCTTCGTCACCCATGATCAGGAAGAGGCGTTGGAACTGGCTGACCGCGTTGTGGTCATGAGCCAGGGCAAGATCGAACAGGTCGGCACGGCTGACGATGTCTACGACACGCCCAACTCCCCCTTCGTTTTCTCCTTCATCGGCGAATCCTCCAGCCTGCCGGTGACGATCCGCGACGGCCATGTGCTGTTCCAGGGCGAAAGTATCGGTATCGATGAGAACGGTACAGGCGAGGGCGAACTCTTCTTCCGCCCGGAAGACGTGGCGCTGACAGACGCAAAGGACGCGCTCTACGGCAAGGTCACCACCTGTCGCCGCCTTGCGGGAACGCGCATCGCCGAAATCGACATCGCCAATAACGGCCATGAGCCCTATCACCTCGAAATCGAGGTGCCGCTCAACGCTGCTGTCGCCGTGGGCGCGGAACTGCGGTTCCGCCCGACGCGGTGGAAGGTTTTCGGGAAGAAGTAG
- a CDS encoding GGDEF domain-containing protein, translating into MQAVALENDVIRRFASGQMFPMAKLVLETAFQPIVEATTGTIFGYESLMRGHDRLGFSNPLALLDQAAEDGELKAFEQMLASRALAKFSTLPDFSSATLFLNLDVRLIPHGDAILDKLVGHLARAGIPASSICFELSERFDNTSVPEFTSLIARMRKEGFKLAIDDFGAGHGEMKLLCDFPLDYLKIDRHFISGIDHLPRKQHLVRNIVNIAHVLGVRVIAEGIETEAEFLACREFGVDLVQGWLIAKPTIFTSELPESFPHLNRMGVARRNSQTLDEILIRREIERLPTVFEHDSVDSVFELFRRNPQQAFFPVLNANGEPRGVINEYHLKEYIYRPFGRDLLKNKIYERTISHFVDPAPIVGLDADADQLMNMFASMGGSACIILTENMRYAGIVSAASLIKVINEKQLKMAQDQNPLTALPGNRAIGGFIADSCSDGDETRFFCYCDFDNFKPFNDKYGFNAGDHAITLFSALMRRYFFAGDCFLGHIGGDDFFIGVRDWSVEELTEILERLLSDFHDDVAGLYSDEDRAAGCMKGQDRNGNERDFALLRCSIGVLTLPKGSIIANPERIGSEIAGVKAAAKENEGGLVVRVFGEAN; encoded by the coding sequence ATGCAGGCCGTCGCGCTAGAGAACGATGTCATCAGGCGTTTTGCTTCCGGGCAGATGTTTCCGATGGCGAAGCTTGTGCTCGAAACAGCGTTCCAGCCGATTGTCGAGGCGACGACGGGCACGATTTTCGGTTATGAATCGCTGATGCGCGGTCATGACCGGCTTGGTTTTTCCAATCCGCTGGCGCTTCTCGACCAGGCCGCCGAGGATGGCGAGCTGAAGGCCTTCGAGCAGATGCTGGCAAGCCGGGCGCTCGCGAAATTTTCCACCCTGCCCGACTTCTCCTCCGCTACGCTTTTCCTCAATCTCGATGTGCGGCTCATTCCGCATGGCGATGCCATTCTCGACAAGCTCGTTGGCCACCTGGCACGTGCAGGCATTCCCGCCTCCTCCATTTGCTTTGAGCTTTCGGAACGTTTCGACAATACCAGCGTGCCGGAATTTACGTCGCTGATCGCCCGCATGCGCAAGGAAGGCTTCAAGCTGGCGATCGACGATTTCGGCGCTGGCCATGGTGAGATGAAGCTGCTCTGCGACTTCCCGCTGGATTACCTCAAGATCGACCGGCATTTCATCTCCGGTATCGACCATCTGCCACGCAAGCAGCATCTGGTGCGCAACATCGTCAACATCGCCCATGTTCTCGGCGTCAGGGTGATTGCCGAAGGCATCGAAACGGAAGCGGAATTCTTGGCCTGCCGCGAATTCGGCGTCGATCTGGTGCAGGGCTGGCTGATCGCCAAGCCGACGATCTTCACCAGCGAATTGCCCGAGAGTTTTCCGCATCTCAACCGCATGGGTGTGGCGCGGCGCAACAGCCAGACGCTGGACGAGATTCTGATCCGCCGGGAAATCGAGCGCCTTCCCACCGTGTTCGAACATGACAGCGTCGACAGCGTCTTCGAACTGTTCCGCAGAAACCCGCAGCAGGCCTTCTTCCCGGTTCTCAACGCCAATGGCGAACCGCGCGGCGTCATCAACGAATATCACCTCAAGGAATATATCTACCGGCCCTTTGGCCGCGACCTGCTCAAGAACAAAATCTATGAGCGCACCATTTCCCATTTCGTCGATCCCGCGCCGATCGTCGGCCTCGATGCGGATGCTGACCAGCTGATGAACATGTTCGCCAGCATGGGCGGCAGCGCCTGCATCATCCTGACCGAAAACATGCGTTATGCCGGCATCGTTTCGGCCGCCTCGCTCATCAAGGTCATCAATGAAAAACAGCTGAAGATGGCGCAGGACCAGAACCCACTGACGGCGCTGCCCGGCAACCGTGCCATTGGCGGCTTCATCGCCGATAGCTGCAGTGACGGCGACGAGACGCGCTTCTTCTGTTATTGCGACTTCGATAATTTCAAACCCTTCAACGACAAATACGGCTTCAACGCCGGCGACCACGCCATCACCCTGTTTTCGGCGCTGATGCGCCGCTACTTTTTCGCTGGCGATTGCTTCCTTGGCCATATTGGCGGCGACGACTTCTTCATTGGCGTGCGTGACTGGTCGGTGGAGGAACTGACAGAAATCCTCGAGCGGCTGCTCAGCGATTTTCATGACGACGTCGCCGGGCTCTATTCCGACGAAGACCGCGCCGCCGGATGCATGAAGGGCCAGGACCGCAACGGCAATGAACGCGACTTTGCGCTGCTGCGCTGCTCCATCGGCGTCCTCACTCTGCCGAAGGGGTCGATCATCGCCAATCCCGAGCGGATCGGCAGCGAGATTGCCGGCGTCAAGGCGGCCGCGAAGGAAAACGAAGGCGGTCTCGTCGTCAGGGTGTTCGGCGAGGCAAATTGA
- the betB gene encoding betaine-aldehyde dehydrogenase codes for MTIATPLKAQPKASHFIDGDYVEDNTGTPFESIFPATGEVIARLHAATPAIVERAIAAAKRAQKEWAAMSPMARGRILKRAADIMRERNDALSTLETLDTGKPIQETIVADPTSGADAFEFFGGIAPSALNGDYIPLGGDFAYTKRVPLGVCVGIGAWNYPQQIACWKAAPALVAGNAMVFKPSENTPLGALKIAEILIEAGLPKGLFNVIQGDRDTGPLLVNHPDVAKVSLTGSVPTGRKVAAAAAGHLKHVTMELGGKSPMIVFDDADIESAVGGAMLGNFYSSGQVCSNGTRVFVQKNAKERFLENLKKRTEAMILGDPLDYATHLGPLVSKAQQEKVLSYIEKGKAEGATLITGGGIPNNVAGEGAYVQPTVFADVTDDMTIAREEIFGPVMCVLDFEDEDEVLARANATEFGLAGGVFTADLARAHRVVDRLEAGTLWINTYNLCPVEIPFGGSKQSGFGRENSAAALEHYSELKTVYVSTGKVEAPY; via the coding sequence ATGACCATTGCGACTCCCCTCAAGGCGCAGCCGAAAGCCTCGCATTTCATCGACGGGGACTATGTCGAGGACAATACCGGCACGCCGTTCGAAAGCATCTTCCCTGCGACGGGTGAGGTGATCGCAAGGCTGCATGCGGCGACGCCCGCCATCGTCGAGCGCGCCATCGCCGCGGCCAAACGCGCCCAGAAGGAATGGGCGGCAATGAGCCCCATGGCGCGCGGCCGCATCCTCAAGCGCGCCGCCGATATCATGCGTGAACGCAACGATGCGCTTTCCACGCTCGAGACGCTGGATACCGGCAAGCCCATTCAGGAAACCATCGTCGCCGATCCCACCTCCGGCGCCGATGCCTTCGAATTTTTCGGCGGCATCGCGCCTTCCGCTTTAAATGGCGATTACATCCCGCTCGGTGGTGATTTCGCCTATACCAAGCGCGTGCCGCTCGGCGTCTGCGTCGGCATTGGCGCGTGGAACTATCCGCAGCAGATCGCCTGCTGGAAGGCTGCACCGGCACTCGTCGCCGGCAATGCCATGGTCTTCAAACCGTCTGAAAACACCCCGCTCGGCGCCTTGAAGATCGCCGAAATCCTCATCGAGGCCGGCTTGCCCAAGGGGCTCTTCAACGTCATTCAGGGTGATCGCGATACCGGCCCGCTGCTGGTGAACCACCCCGATGTCGCCAAGGTGTCGCTCACCGGCTCGGTGCCGACCGGCCGCAAGGTGGCCGCCGCCGCCGCCGGGCATCTGAAACATGTGACGATGGAACTCGGCGGTAAGTCGCCGATGATCGTCTTCGACGACGCCGATATCGAAAGTGCTGTCGGTGGGGCCATGCTCGGCAATTTCTATTCCTCCGGCCAGGTCTGCTCGAACGGCACGCGTGTTTTCGTGCAGAAAAACGCGAAGGAGCGTTTTCTCGAAAACCTGAAAAAGCGCACCGAGGCGATGATCCTCGGCGATCCCCTCGATTACGCCACCCATCTCGGCCCGCTGGTCTCCAAGGCACAGCAGGAGAAGGTTCTGTCCTATATCGAAAAGGGCAAGGCGGAGGGTGCGACGCTGATTACCGGCGGCGGCATTCCCAACAATGTTGCGGGCGAAGGCGCCTATGTTCAGCCGACCGTTTTTGCGGATGTGACTGACGATATGACCATCGCCCGCGAGGAAATCTTCGGGCCCGTCATGTGCGTGCTGGATTTCGAGGATGAGGACGAGGTCCTCGCCCGCGCCAACGCCACCGAATTCGGACTGGCCGGCGGCGTCTTCACCGCTGATCTCGCCCGCGCCCACCGCGTGGTGGATCGGCTGGAGGCGGGCACGTTGTGGATCAACACCTATAACCTCTGCCCGGTGGAAATCCCCTTCGGTGGTTCCAAGCAATCCGGTTTCGGACGGGAAAATTCGGCGGCGGCGCTGGAGCATTATAGCGAGTTGAAGACGGTTTATGTGAGCACGGGGAAGGTGGAAGCACCTTATTGA
- a CDS encoding NAD(P)H-quinone oxidoreductase, translating into MSDTKPLPETMRFIDLPSHGGPEVMRPSQAPLPKPAKGEILVKVEAAGVNRPDVAQRQGIYPPPKGASPILGLEIAGEVVALGEGVDEFKPGDKVCALANGGGYAQYCAVPAGQALPFPKGYDAVKAAALPETFFTVWANLFQMAGLTEGETVLIHGGTSGIGTTAIQLAKAFGAEVYTTASSAEKCEACVKLGTKRAINYREEDFAEVVKSETGGKGVDVVLDMIGAAYFEKNLAALAKDGCLSIIAFLGGAVAEKVDLRPIMVKRLTVTGSTMRPRTADEKRAIRDELVEQVWPLIESGKVAPVINRVFTLDEVVEAHQLMESSNHIGKIVMKVS; encoded by the coding sequence ATGTCCGATACCAAGCCCCTGCCCGAAACAATGCGCTTCATCGACCTTCCGTCCCATGGCGGCCCGGAAGTGATGCGCCCATCACAGGCGCCTTTACCGAAACCCGCCAAAGGCGAGATATTGGTGAAGGTTGAGGCAGCGGGGGTCAACCGTCCCGACGTTGCGCAGAGACAGGGCATCTATCCGCCGCCGAAGGGCGCAAGCCCGATCCTCGGGCTGGAAATCGCCGGCGAGGTGGTCGCGCTCGGTGAAGGCGTTGATGAGTTCAAGCCGGGCGACAAGGTCTGCGCGCTCGCCAATGGCGGCGGTTATGCGCAATATTGCGCCGTTCCCGCCGGGCAGGCCCTGCCCTTCCCCAAAGGCTATGATGCCGTCAAAGCCGCAGCACTGCCGGAAACCTTCTTCACCGTCTGGGCCAATCTCTTCCAGATGGCGGGCCTGACGGAGGGCGAGACCGTGCTCATCCACGGCGGGACCAGTGGCATCGGCACAACGGCGATCCAGCTTGCGAAAGCCTTTGGCGCGGAAGTTTATACAACGGCAAGCTCTGCGGAAAAGTGCGAGGCCTGCGTGAAGCTCGGCACCAAGCGCGCGATCAATTACCGCGAGGAGGATTTCGCCGAAGTCGTGAAATCCGAAACCGGCGGCAAGGGCGTCGACGTGGTTCTCGACATGATCGGTGCGGCCTATTTCGAAAAGAACCTTGCCGCACTCGCCAAGGATGGCTGCCTCTCCATCATCGCCTTTCTGGGTGGTGCCGTGGCCGAAAAGGTCGACCTGCGCCCGATCATGGTCAAACGCCTCACCGTCACGGGTTCCACCATGCGCCCCCGCACGGCAGACGAGAAGCGCGCCATCCGCGATGAGCTTGTCGAGCAGGTCTGGCCGCTTATCGAAAGCGGAAAAGTAGCGCCCGTGATCAACCGGGTGTTCACGCTGGACGAGGTCGTGGAGGCGCACCAGCTGATGGAAAGCAGCAATCATATCGGCAAGATCGTGATGAAGGTGTCGTGA